Within the Leptolyngbya sp. 'hensonii' genome, the region ATGATCTTGAGAATCTGGTGATCAATACTGGGGAAATATTTCTGAATATCACACTGCAAGACGTAGCGGCTGGAGCGGGCAAATCGGGTGAAGCGATCGAGGGCGCGATGAGTGCCCTTACCGATCCGGTTGGCGTAGGAATCATAGATGAAGCTGGGTTCCACCAGGGGCACAATGATGTTACAGAGGGCGTGATGCACCACTCGATCGCGATAAGGGGCAGCGGAAATCAAGCGCTTTTTCGGCTCTACAATTTCAAAAGTACGATAAGCTCCAGGCTGATAGGTTTGGGTGCGTAATTCCTCTTGCAATTGGAGCAGTTCTGACTCTCGATTGTAATTGAACGCCAAAACATTCGCTCGATAGCGCTTCCCTCGCTGGGCTTTTTTAGCAGCATCGAGCAGGTTAGCAAATTGGGTGATCTGGGACCACAGATCCCGAAACCGTTTCATGAGTGCTTCCGCTGTTGCTTGATCCATCCTCCCAGTTCACAGCCGATCGCGTCGATAGCTTTGCCGACATACTCGTAGCGATCGAGGGACAGTTCTTCAAAATCCAGGAGGAGGCGGGTCTGATGACGCAGGATGTCGAGGTTACTATTCAGCCCTTCCAGGCGAGGCAGCTTGTGGCGTTCGTAGCGGGCTTTGATTAAGTTATCCAGCAGGTCGTAGAGCCCCCTGATAATGCGATCGCCCAGCAAGAAGCGATGCTGACGGGGCAGGCGGTTGAGGATGGGCACGTACCATCGAATCAAATCGTAAGTGTGTTGGATAACGGGTAGCTCATGCATGCATCACTGAATAGGACGGATCAGGCTTACTAGAATTACATAG harbors:
- the avd gene encoding diversity-generating retroelement protein Avd — translated: MHELPVIQHTYDLIRWYVPILNRLPRQHRFLLGDRIIRGLYDLLDNLIKARYERHKLPRLEGLNSNLDILRHQTRLLLDFEELSLDRYEYVGKAIDAIGCELGGWIKQQRKHS